The proteins below are encoded in one region of Aggregicoccus sp. 17bor-14:
- a CDS encoding SGNH/GDSL hydrolase family protein, which yields MLRCLVSALSGLALVALLLPTAASANTLTQNTSWTINRTGATQKYRVVAYGDSIYAGYTGSLSSVAKRAGPLVDGEYLAQKWNANIEVIRRTKSGAKADDIYNNKIVAERSYMQATSTRVVQFEMCGNDYLQARSNLNGQSGTCNFAVLDTALANCASYTERAMQAINTYATTAKVKVVMNLYYPGYAADNTTLACKDASGASVNKQQKFMPYIARSNWRTCNLAERYGFKCADMFAEWMGADYDSNGDGQVDSDALRYHSGETEDAYVQRVTVALRSTVRDANTHFANASTSFDYLQSDDTHPTFYGGTIGVSIFTGSGSGSGAPDFADSTVVGGKNPQWNTRGHERMGWASSLFDPATP from the coding sequence ATGCTCCGTTGCCTGGTATCCGCCCTGAGCGGTCTGGCACTTGTTGCGCTGTTGCTGCCCACCGCTGCGTCCGCGAACACCCTCACCCAGAACACGTCCTGGACCATCAACCGCACGGGCGCCACGCAGAAGTACCGCGTGGTGGCGTACGGCGACTCCATCTACGCCGGCTACACCGGCAGCCTCAGCAGCGTGGCCAAGCGCGCGGGGCCGCTGGTGGACGGCGAGTACCTCGCGCAGAAGTGGAACGCGAACATCGAGGTCATCCGCCGCACCAAGAGCGGGGCGAAGGCGGACGACATCTACAACAACAAGATCGTCGCCGAGCGCTCGTACATGCAGGCCACCAGCACGCGCGTGGTGCAGTTCGAGATGTGCGGCAACGACTACCTGCAGGCGCGCAGCAACCTGAACGGCCAGAGCGGCACCTGCAACTTCGCGGTGCTGGACACGGCGCTGGCCAACTGCGCGAGCTACACCGAGCGGGCGATGCAGGCCATCAACACCTACGCCACCACGGCGAAGGTGAAGGTGGTGATGAACCTGTACTACCCGGGCTACGCGGCGGACAACACCACGCTCGCCTGCAAGGACGCGAGCGGCGCCAGCGTGAACAAGCAGCAGAAGTTCATGCCCTACATCGCGCGCAGCAACTGGCGCACCTGCAACCTCGCCGAGCGCTACGGCTTCAAGTGCGCGGACATGTTCGCCGAGTGGATGGGCGCCGACTACGACAGCAACGGCGACGGCCAGGTGGACTCGGACGCGCTGCGCTACCACTCGGGTGAGACGGAGGACGCGTACGTGCAGCGCGTCACCGTGGCGCTGCGCTCCACCGTGCGCGATGCGAACACGCACTTCGCCAACGCGAGCACCAGCTTCGACTACCTGCAGTCGGACGACACGCACCCCACCTTCTACGGCGGCACCATCGGGGTGAGCATCTTCACCGGCAGCGGCTCGGGCTCCGGCGCGCCCGACTTCGCGGACAGCACGGTGGTGGGCGGGAAGAACCCGCAGTGGAACACCCGCGGCCACGAGCGCATGGGCTGGGCGAGCTCGCTCTTCGACCCCGCGACGCCGTAG
- a CDS encoding DUF3224 domain-containing protein: MTTSPTPAAPTLHASGPFDVKLTPQAPEPGTEASAVGRMRLDKQFHGELEATSQGQMLAVRSDVEGSAGYVALERVTGTLAGRKGSFALQHSGLMNRGAPQLTITVVPDSGTGELTGLSGRMEIQIEQGAHRYRFEYSLPAQP, encoded by the coding sequence ATGACCACCTCCCCGACGCCCGCAGCCCCGACCCTGCACGCCAGCGGCCCCTTCGACGTGAAACTCACCCCGCAGGCGCCCGAGCCCGGCACCGAGGCCTCGGCCGTGGGGCGGATGCGGCTGGACAAGCAGTTCCACGGCGAGCTCGAGGCCACGAGCCAGGGCCAGATGCTCGCGGTGCGCTCGGACGTGGAGGGCTCGGCGGGCTACGTCGCGCTGGAGCGTGTGACGGGCACGCTCGCGGGCCGCAAGGGGAGCTTCGCCCTGCAGCACAGCGGCCTGATGAACCGGGGCGCGCCGCAGCTCACCATCACCGTGGTGCCCGACTCGGGCACCGGGGAGCTCACCGGGCTGAGCGGCCGGATGGAGATCCAGATCGAGCAGGGCGCGCACCGCTACCGCTTCGAGTACTCGCTTCCGGCGCAGCCCTGA
- a CDS encoding helix-turn-helix transcriptional regulator, whose amino-acid sequence MSRPRLDAPRGVLQRPAPPGRVVHERFAPAPALEPYVQHFWTVRWDLRGERPVCAETLPHPCVHLVFERGRAQVAGVQSRRFRRELRGQDRVFGVKFRPAAFQPLLRAPVSSLTDRTVSLRQVLGPSSDALREVVLAEPDVRACAALVQDFLAPRLPPLSAPLQLLRDLVERLAADPSLVRVEQVVELSGLSLRALQRGFRAAVGVSPKWVLKRYRLHEAAEQLARTPAPELADLALQLGYFDQSHFIRDFKALVGQPPGAYAAAATAARRLPSER is encoded by the coding sequence ATGAGCCGCCCCCGTCTCGATGCGCCCCGCGGGGTGCTGCAGCGCCCCGCCCCTCCGGGACGCGTGGTGCACGAGCGCTTTGCGCCCGCTCCCGCGCTCGAACCCTACGTGCAGCACTTCTGGACCGTGCGCTGGGACCTGCGCGGCGAGCGCCCCGTGTGCGCCGAGACCCTGCCCCATCCCTGCGTGCACCTCGTCTTCGAGCGGGGCCGTGCGCAGGTCGCGGGCGTGCAGTCGCGACGCTTCCGCCGCGAGCTGCGCGGCCAGGACCGCGTCTTCGGGGTGAAGTTCCGCCCCGCGGCCTTCCAGCCACTGCTGCGCGCGCCCGTCTCCAGCCTCACGGACCGCACGGTGTCACTGCGCCAGGTGCTCGGTCCCTCGAGCGATGCGCTGCGCGAGGTCGTGCTCGCCGAGCCGGACGTGCGGGCGTGCGCGGCGCTCGTGCAAGACTTCCTGGCTCCGCGCCTGCCGCCGCTCTCTGCGCCGCTGCAGCTGCTGCGCGACCTGGTGGAGCGGCTCGCCGCGGACCCGAGTCTCGTCCGGGTGGAGCAGGTGGTGGAGCTCTCCGGGCTCTCGCTGCGGGCGCTGCAGCGCGGCTTTCGCGCCGCCGTCGGAGTCAGCCCCAAGTGGGTGCTCAAGCGCTACCGGCTGCACGAGGCCGCGGAGCAGCTCGCACGCACGCCCGCGCCCGAGCTCGCGGACCTCGCGCTGCAGCTCGGTTACTTCGATCAGTCGCACTTCATCCGCGACTTCAAGGCGCTGGTGGGGCAGCCGCCCGGCGCCTACGCGGCCGCGGCGACCGCTGCGCGCCGCCTCCCGTCGGAGCGCTGA
- a CDS encoding arylesterase has product MDMLRYAGRPGGSQRAFALGLLLLLAAAGAQAAEPQRTVLVFGDSLSAGYGLAASEGWVALTAERLAKEKPGWRLVNASVSGETTAGGAARIAAELARTHPQVVVLELGGNDGLRGLPLEQMRANLDRMVKAAKGAGARVLLVGIRLPPNFGRAFTEGFAQNYQTVARDNGVPLLPFLLEPIAQDRSAFQADGIHPVAAAQPKLRDHVWPALAPLLEAPAASAPAKKGKPAAPRTDSAPAGAPAQ; this is encoded by the coding sequence ATGGACATGCTTCGATATGCAGGAAGACCGGGCGGTTCTCAACGTGCGTTCGCGCTGGGGCTGCTGCTGCTGCTCGCGGCGGCTGGCGCCCAGGCGGCCGAGCCCCAGCGCACGGTGCTGGTGTTCGGAGACTCGCTCTCCGCGGGCTACGGCCTCGCCGCCTCGGAGGGCTGGGTGGCGCTGACGGCCGAGCGCCTCGCGAAGGAGAAGCCCGGCTGGCGGCTCGTGAATGCGAGCGTCAGCGGTGAGACCACGGCAGGAGGTGCAGCGCGCATCGCCGCGGAGCTCGCGCGCACCCATCCGCAGGTGGTGGTGCTGGAGCTGGGCGGGAACGACGGCCTGCGCGGCCTGCCACTCGAGCAGATGCGCGCGAACCTGGACCGCATGGTGAAGGCGGCGAAGGGCGCGGGGGCGCGGGTGCTCCTGGTGGGCATCCGGCTGCCTCCGAACTTCGGCCGCGCCTTCACCGAGGGCTTCGCGCAGAACTACCAGACCGTGGCCCGGGACAACGGCGTGCCGCTGCTGCCCTTCCTCCTCGAGCCCATCGCGCAGGACCGCAGCGCCTTCCAGGCGGATGGCATCCACCCGGTGGCCGCCGCGCAGCCCAAGTTGCGCGACCATGTGTGGCCCGCGCTCGCGCCGCTCTTGGAGGCGCCTGCCGCGTCCGCGCCGGCGAAGAAGGGGAAGCCGGCTGCGCCCCGGACGGACTCGGCACCGGCAGGCGCTCCCGCGCAGTAG
- a CDS encoding ABC transporter ATP-binding protein encodes MVDNTSTAGAPVRVPAAHVPALEVRGLGKRVPLPSGALTILEDVGFRIEHGDTVAIVGASGSGKSTLLSLVAGLDLPTDGSVLLDGEPLSSLDEDGRARVRGEKVGFVFQSFQLLPSLTALENVMLPLELRGDAQVEAPARAILEKVGLGERLGHYPRQLSGGEQQRVALARAFVTRPALLFADEPTGNLDTHTGESIIALLFALNADAGTTLVLVTHDEHLARRCGRLLRLDGGRLVHDGSPAR; translated from the coding sequence ATGGTCGATAACACCTCCACCGCCGGCGCGCCCGTGCGAGTCCCCGCTGCGCACGTGCCGGCCCTCGAGGTGCGCGGGCTGGGCAAGCGGGTCCCCCTGCCGAGCGGCGCGCTCACCATCCTGGAGGACGTGGGCTTTCGCATCGAGCACGGGGACACGGTGGCCATCGTGGGCGCCTCGGGCTCGGGCAAGAGCACCCTGCTGTCCCTGGTCGCGGGGCTGGACCTGCCCACCGACGGCAGCGTGCTCCTGGACGGAGAGCCCCTGTCCTCACTGGACGAGGACGGGCGCGCCCGGGTGCGCGGCGAGAAGGTGGGCTTCGTGTTCCAGAGCTTCCAGCTGCTGCCCTCGCTCACCGCGCTGGAGAACGTGATGCTCCCCCTGGAGCTGCGCGGGGACGCGCAGGTGGAGGCGCCGGCGCGCGCCATCCTGGAGAAGGTGGGGTTGGGAGAGCGCCTCGGGCACTACCCGCGCCAGCTGTCCGGCGGCGAGCAGCAGCGGGTGGCGCTCGCGCGCGCCTTCGTCACCCGGCCCGCGCTGCTCTTCGCGGACGAGCCCACCGGCAACCTGGACACGCACACGGGCGAGAGCATCATCGCACTGCTCTTCGCGCTGAATGCGGACGCGGGCACCACCTTGGTGCTCGTCACCCACGACGAGCACCTCGCGCGCCGCTGCGGCCGGCTCCTGCGGCTGGACGGCGGGCGGCTCGTGCACGACGGGAGCCCCGCGCGGTGA
- a CDS encoding FtsX-like permease family protein: MRALRMAGRQLRRDLRAGEVRILFAAVVLAVLAISAVGFVTERAERALSREANRMLGGDVVLRADAPLEGPLRDAARAPGLQSAETRELQSMVRVEGREGALRLGELRALGAGFPLRGAFRLQESAKGPERSEPGIPARGTVWLGRAGAETLGAHVGDTLVLGDLPLRLTALVAQEPDASLDLFDFAPKVFLNLEDLQATGLVQEGSRIRYRLVVAGEPQAVARFTAAARAGLQRGQRVETARDAQPQVRTTLDRAGRFLGLSAMVAVVLAAVAVAMAARRHAERHLSGAAVMRCLGASQRTLVGVYVGELLLLGLVACSAGVALAFALQGGVGLLLERALGLSLPAAGLAPALRGYGVGLVVLLAFGAPPVLSLRRVPPLRVLRRDLDPTEPSAWLVALAALGGLAALLWWQAGSAQLAAAMLIGIAATLAVLAALAWALIHVLRRLRGRLRGSLRYGLANVSRRAGSSVAQVAALGLGLMALLLLTFVRTSLLDRWQRALTREAPNRFVINVQQDQAAQVHAFLAAQGVPEPTLYPMVRGRLVAHNGEPVKPPAQESAEPQDPERSEEEQRAQRRVDREFNLSMADALRPDNTVTEGRFWDRKPPARPEVSVEERFAKSLGWKLGDRVAFDIAGQRFEATVTSLRKVDWESFRPNFFVVASPGALAGYPASYITAVRVPAERPRFTAELVQRFPNLSVIDVEAALAQARATADQVSTVVQAVFAFSLAAGLLVLMAAVSASQDERLLEGGVMRVLGGSRRQLRFAQASEFAALGLLAGVTAALAASVLAGVIATRVLELPWEADWKMAAVGGAAGMLAALGAGLFATRRVLDAPPSVTLRELQG, translated from the coding sequence GTGAGGGCCCTGCGCATGGCGGGGCGCCAGCTGCGGCGCGACCTGCGGGCAGGCGAGGTGCGCATCCTCTTCGCCGCCGTGGTGCTCGCAGTGCTGGCCATCTCCGCGGTGGGCTTCGTCACCGAGCGGGCGGAGCGTGCGCTCTCGCGCGAGGCGAACCGGATGCTGGGCGGCGACGTGGTGCTGCGCGCGGACGCGCCCCTCGAGGGCCCCTTGCGCGACGCGGCGCGGGCCCCCGGCCTGCAGAGCGCGGAGACGCGCGAGCTGCAGAGCATGGTGCGGGTCGAGGGGCGGGAGGGCGCGCTGCGCCTCGGCGAGCTGCGTGCCCTGGGCGCGGGCTTCCCCTTGCGAGGCGCCTTCCGCCTGCAGGAGAGCGCCAAGGGCCCCGAGCGCAGCGAGCCGGGCATCCCCGCGCGCGGCACGGTGTGGCTGGGGCGCGCGGGCGCGGAGACGCTGGGCGCGCACGTGGGCGACACGCTGGTGCTCGGAGACCTGCCACTGCGGCTCACCGCGCTGGTGGCCCAGGAGCCGGACGCCTCGCTCGACCTCTTCGACTTCGCGCCCAAGGTGTTCCTCAACCTCGAGGACCTGCAGGCCACGGGGCTGGTGCAGGAGGGCAGCCGCATCCGCTACCGGCTGGTGGTGGCAGGGGAACCGCAGGCCGTGGCGCGCTTCACCGCGGCCGCACGCGCGGGGCTGCAGCGCGGGCAGCGCGTGGAGACGGCGCGCGACGCGCAGCCCCAGGTGCGCACCACGCTGGACCGCGCGGGGCGCTTCCTCGGGCTCTCGGCGATGGTGGCCGTGGTGCTCGCGGCGGTGGCGGTGGCCATGGCCGCGCGCCGCCACGCCGAGCGCCACCTGTCGGGCGCAGCCGTGATGCGCTGCCTCGGCGCGAGCCAGCGCACGCTGGTGGGCGTGTACGTGGGGGAGCTGCTGCTGCTGGGCCTCGTCGCCTGCAGCGCGGGCGTGGCGCTCGCCTTTGCGCTGCAGGGGGGCGTGGGCCTCCTGCTCGAGCGCGCGCTGGGGCTCTCGCTGCCCGCGGCGGGACTCGCGCCTGCGCTGCGCGGCTACGGCGTGGGGCTGGTGGTGCTGCTCGCCTTCGGAGCGCCGCCGGTGCTCTCGCTGCGCCGGGTGCCGCCCTTGCGCGTGCTGCGGCGGGACCTCGACCCCACCGAGCCCAGCGCGTGGCTCGTGGCGCTCGCGGCGCTGGGGGGCCTCGCGGCGCTCTTGTGGTGGCAGGCCGGCTCCGCGCAGCTCGCTGCGGCGATGCTCATCGGCATCGCGGCCACGCTCGCGGTGCTGGCAGCGCTCGCCTGGGCGCTCATCCACGTGCTGCGGAGGCTTCGCGGGCGGCTGCGCGGCTCCTTGCGCTACGGGCTCGCCAACGTGAGCCGGCGCGCGGGCAGCAGCGTGGCGCAGGTGGCGGCGCTGGGCCTCGGGCTGATGGCGCTCTTGCTGCTCACCTTCGTGCGCACGAGCCTCCTGGACCGCTGGCAGCGCGCGCTCACGCGCGAGGCCCCCAACCGCTTCGTCATCAACGTGCAGCAGGACCAGGCCGCGCAGGTGCACGCCTTCCTCGCGGCGCAAGGAGTCCCCGAGCCCACGCTCTACCCCATGGTGCGCGGCCGCCTCGTCGCGCACAACGGCGAGCCGGTGAAGCCGCCCGCGCAGGAGTCCGCAGAGCCGCAGGACCCGGAGCGCAGCGAGGAGGAGCAGCGCGCGCAACGGCGGGTGGACCGCGAGTTCAACCTCTCCATGGCGGACGCGCTGCGCCCTGACAACACGGTGACGGAGGGCCGCTTCTGGGACCGCAAGCCGCCTGCGAGGCCCGAGGTCTCGGTGGAAGAGCGCTTCGCGAAGTCACTGGGCTGGAAGCTCGGGGACCGCGTGGCCTTCGACATCGCGGGGCAGCGCTTCGAGGCCACCGTCACCTCCCTGCGCAAGGTGGACTGGGAGAGCTTCCGGCCCAACTTCTTCGTCGTGGCCTCGCCCGGTGCGCTCGCGGGCTATCCCGCCAGCTACATCACGGCGGTGCGCGTGCCGGCCGAGCGCCCGCGCTTCACCGCCGAGCTGGTGCAGCGCTTCCCCAACCTCTCGGTCATCGACGTGGAGGCGGCGCTCGCCCAGGCGCGCGCGACGGCGGACCAGGTGTCCACGGTGGTGCAGGCGGTGTTCGCGTTCTCGCTCGCGGCAGGGCTGCTGGTGCTGATGGCCGCGGTGAGCGCGAGCCAGGACGAGCGGCTGCTCGAGGGCGGGGTGATGCGCGTGCTGGGCGGCAGCCGGCGCCAGCTGCGCTTCGCGCAGGCCTCCGAGTTCGCGGCGCTGGGGCTGCTCGCGGGAGTGACCGCGGCGCTCGCGGCCTCGGTGCTCGCAGGCGTCATCGCCACGCGGGTGCTCGAGCTTCCGTGGGAGGCGGACTGGAAGATGGCGGCGGTAGGGGGCGCAGCCGGGATGCTCGCGGCGCTCGGCGCGGGGCTCTTCGCCACGCGCCGCGTGCTGGATGCGCCCCCGTCCGTCACCCTGCGGGAGCTGCAGGGCTAG
- a CDS encoding thioesterase family protein yields MSDAETPERYRYFLPITTRWMDNDTYGHINNVTYYSYFDTVANHYLIHEGGLDIHQGPVIGLVVESHCSYRAPLAYPDQLRAGLRVDKLGQRSVTYGIALFKEGETQAAAHGYFVHVFVGRESRRAVPIPEPLRAALERLLLS; encoded by the coding sequence ATGAGCGACGCCGAGACCCCCGAGCGCTACCGCTACTTCCTGCCCATCACCACCCGGTGGATGGACAACGACACCTACGGCCACATCAACAACGTCACCTACTACAGCTACTTCGACACGGTCGCGAACCACTACCTCATCCACGAGGGGGGCCTCGACATCCACCAGGGCCCGGTCATCGGCCTGGTGGTGGAGTCGCACTGCAGCTACCGCGCGCCGCTCGCCTACCCGGACCAGCTGCGCGCAGGGCTGCGCGTGGACAAGCTGGGGCAGCGCTCGGTGACCTACGGCATCGCCCTCTTCAAGGAGGGCGAGACGCAGGCCGCGGCGCACGGCTACTTCGTGCACGTGTTCGTCGGGCGCGAGTCCCGCCGCGCCGTGCCCATCCCCGAGCCGCTGCGCGCAGCGCTCGAGCGACTGCTTCTGAGCTGA
- a CDS encoding hydroxyacid-oxoacid transhydrogenase gives MDCCHYHPVGEGCDGAFTIDASRITFGRGCLAEAGDRARALGMRRVALFSDARVSALPAFEAVRRALQAAGLDVVTYTGVQVEPTDRSFLEAARFAAEVKPDGYVSLGGGSVIDTCKAANLYATHPAELLAYVNAPVGEGRAVPGPLRPHLACPTTSGTGSEVTGIAIFDLLSLEAKTGIASPALRPTEALIDPDCTSSLPGEVVAASGLDVLSHALESFTARTYVRRPAPARPTLRPMSQGANPWSDLGCREALRLMGLYLERAVKDAQDAEAREQLMWASTLAGIAFGNAGVHAPHGMAYAVAGLVRDFRPAGYPADGPMVPHGMSVILNAPAVFRFTAEACPERHLEAARWLGADAQGAGTAEAGEVLAQRLMHLMRAVGIPNGLSGVGYTAEDVEALTAGTLPQQRLLQNAPRPVDGAVLGRLFRAALRYW, from the coding sequence ATGGACTGCTGCCACTACCACCCCGTGGGCGAGGGCTGCGACGGCGCCTTCACCATCGACGCCTCGCGCATCACCTTCGGCCGGGGCTGCCTCGCGGAGGCGGGCGACCGCGCCCGCGCGCTGGGGATGCGCCGCGTGGCGCTCTTCTCCGACGCGCGCGTGAGCGCCCTGCCCGCCTTCGAGGCCGTGCGCCGCGCACTGCAGGCCGCGGGGCTGGACGTCGTGACCTATACCGGGGTGCAGGTGGAGCCCACCGACCGCTCCTTCCTCGAGGCCGCGCGCTTCGCGGCGGAGGTGAAGCCGGACGGTTACGTGTCGCTCGGCGGCGGCTCGGTCATCGACACCTGCAAGGCGGCGAACCTCTACGCCACCCACCCCGCCGAGCTGCTCGCCTACGTGAACGCGCCCGTGGGCGAGGGGCGCGCGGTGCCCGGCCCACTGCGCCCGCACCTCGCCTGCCCCACCACCTCGGGCACCGGCAGCGAGGTCACCGGCATCGCCATCTTCGACCTGCTCTCGCTCGAGGCGAAGACGGGCATCGCCTCGCCCGCGCTGCGGCCCACCGAGGCGCTCATCGATCCAGACTGCACCTCGAGCCTTCCCGGCGAGGTGGTGGCGGCGAGCGGCCTGGACGTGCTGAGTCACGCCCTGGAGTCCTTCACCGCGCGCACCTACGTGCGCCGCCCCGCCCCCGCGCGCCCCACCCTGCGGCCCATGAGCCAGGGCGCGAACCCCTGGAGCGACCTCGGCTGCCGCGAGGCGCTGCGGCTGATGGGGCTCTACCTCGAGCGCGCAGTGAAGGACGCGCAGGACGCCGAGGCGCGCGAGCAGCTCATGTGGGCCTCCACGCTCGCGGGCATCGCCTTCGGCAACGCGGGCGTGCACGCGCCGCACGGCATGGCGTACGCGGTGGCGGGCCTGGTGCGCGACTTCCGCCCTGCGGGCTACCCGGCCGACGGGCCGATGGTTCCGCACGGGATGTCCGTCATCCTCAACGCGCCCGCCGTGTTCCGCTTCACCGCCGAGGCCTGCCCCGAGCGCCACCTCGAGGCGGCGCGCTGGCTGGGGGCGGACGCCCAGGGCGCGGGCACGGCGGAGGCGGGCGAGGTGCTCGCGCAGCGGCTCATGCACCTCATGCGCGCGGTGGGCATCCCCAACGGCCTGAGCGGCGTGGGCTACACGGCCGAGGACGTGGAGGCGCTCACCGCGGGCACCCTCCCGCAGCAGCGCCTGCTGCAGAACGCCCCGCGCCCGGTGGACGGCGCGGTGCTCGGCCGCCTCTTCCGGGCAGCGCTGCGCTACTGGTGA
- a CDS encoding PilZ domain-containing protein has protein sequence MSNRRYLPRLRCRLRLQLQDGGPLFTADLSPGGFAAELLRVPRPGTTVHGTLPFGGQEFPFTGQVMWAKAGEPRLNLRGRVGVRFTGIANGYYEAYQAAAVSRSVR, from the coding sequence ATGAGCAACCGCCGCTACCTGCCGCGCCTGCGCTGCCGCCTCCGCCTCCAGCTGCAGGACGGAGGGCCGCTCTTCACGGCGGACCTCTCGCCCGGAGGCTTCGCGGCGGAGTTGCTGCGCGTTCCGCGTCCGGGCACCACGGTGCACGGCACGCTGCCCTTCGGTGGGCAGGAGTTCCCCTTCACGGGGCAGGTGATGTGGGCGAAGGCGGGCGAGCCCCGGCTCAACCTGCGCGGGCGCGTCGGCGTGCGCTTCACCGGCATCGCCAACGGCTACTACGAGGCCTACCAGGCAGCGGCCGTGTCGCGCAGCGTGCGCTGA